The proteins below come from a single Nocardiopsis gilva YIM 90087 genomic window:
- the ahcY gene encoding adenosylhomocysteinase has product MSFDFKVADLSLAEFGRKEIRLAEHEMPGLMATRAEFGASKPLAGAKIMGSLHMTVQTAVLIETLVALGAEVRWVSCNIFSTQDHAAAAVVVGPDGTPDDPKGVPVFAWKGETLEEYWQCTEQALTWPGGDGPNMILDDGGDATMLVHKGAEFEAAGAVPDPATADSDEFKVFLTLLQKSLAADPKKWTNIASRIKGVTEETTTGVHRLYEMHRDGKLLFPAINVNDSVTKSKFDNKYGIRHSLPDGIMRATDVLIGGKVAVICGYGDVGKGSADALRGQGARVIVTEIDPINALQAAMDGYQVTTLDDVVDIADIVITTTGNFDIITADHMSRMKHQAIVGNVGHFDNEIDMAGLEKIPGIKKTEIKPQVHEWRFADGHTVLVLSEGRLLNLGNATGHPSFVMSNSFTNQVIAQIELFAKTDEYPTDVYTLPKILDEKVARLHLDALGVKLTELTKEQAAYIGVDVAGPYKPDHYRY; this is encoded by the coding sequence ATGTCATTCGACTTCAAAGTCGCCGACCTGTCACTGGCCGAGTTCGGTCGCAAGGAGATCCGTCTCGCCGAGCACGAGATGCCCGGCCTGATGGCCACCCGCGCCGAGTTCGGCGCCTCGAAGCCGCTCGCGGGCGCCAAGATCATGGGCTCGCTGCACATGACCGTGCAGACCGCCGTCCTCATCGAGACCCTTGTCGCGCTGGGCGCCGAGGTGCGCTGGGTGAGCTGCAACATCTTCTCCACCCAGGACCACGCCGCCGCCGCGGTCGTCGTCGGCCCCGACGGCACCCCGGACGACCCCAAGGGCGTGCCGGTCTTCGCCTGGAAGGGCGAGACCCTGGAGGAGTACTGGCAGTGCACCGAGCAGGCGCTTACCTGGCCCGGTGGTGACGGCCCCAACATGATCCTCGACGACGGCGGCGACGCCACCATGCTCGTGCACAAGGGTGCCGAGTTCGAGGCGGCCGGAGCGGTTCCCGACCCCGCCACCGCCGACAGCGACGAGTTCAAGGTCTTCCTCACCCTCCTTCAGAAGAGCCTCGCGGCCGACCCGAAGAAGTGGACCAACATCGCGTCCCGCATCAAGGGCGTGACGGAGGAGACCACCACCGGCGTGCACCGCCTGTACGAGATGCATCGCGACGGCAAGCTGCTCTTCCCGGCCATCAACGTCAACGACTCGGTCACCAAGAGCAAGTTCGACAACAAGTACGGCATCCGCCACTCGCTGCCCGACGGCATCATGCGCGCCACCGACGTCCTCATCGGCGGCAAGGTCGCGGTCATCTGCGGCTACGGCGACGTCGGCAAGGGTTCCGCCGACGCGCTGCGCGGCCAGGGCGCCCGCGTCATCGTCACCGAGATCGACCCGATCAACGCCCTGCAGGCCGCCATGGACGGCTACCAGGTGACGACCCTCGACGACGTCGTCGACATCGCCGACATCGTCATCACCACCACCGGCAACTTCGACATCATCACCGCCGACCACATGTCGCGGATGAAGCACCAGGCCATCGTCGGCAACGTCGGCCACTTCGACAACGAGATCGACATGGCCGGGCTGGAGAAGATCCCGGGCATCAAGAAGACCGAGATCAAGCCGCAGGTCCACGAGTGGCGCTTCGCCGACGGCCACACGGTCCTCGTGCTGTCCGAGGGGCGCCTGCTCAACCTGGGCAACGCCACCGGTCACCCCAGCTTCGTGATGTCCAACAGCTTCACCAACCAGGTCATCGCGCAGATCGAGCTGTTCGCGAAGACCGACGAGTACCCGACCGACGTCTACACGCTGCCCAAGATCCTCGACGAGAAGGTCGCGCGGCTGCACCTGGACGCCCTCGGGGTCAAGCTCACCGAACTGACCAAGGAGCAGGCCGCCTACATCGGTGTCGACGTCGCCGGGCCGTACAAGCCCGACCACTACCGCTACTGA